Genomic segment of Benincasa hispida cultivar B227 chromosome 1, ASM972705v1, whole genome shotgun sequence:
CAAAACACATCGAAcacaaaaaacaaacaagaacCATAAAGATATGATTGATTACTAAACCTCGAGATGGCCATCTGATTCCAACCCAAAACCTAAATAGACACAACATGCAACCACTCACCGAAGGATCAATTTGTCGGCAACAGATGGACGATTTTGCAAGGAACGTTTGATGAATTTTAGATGCAGTGAGATCATTCGAATTATCAAAGATGGAATGAGCGACACAAGAAAGTCGTTACAATTGAAGAAATTCGAGTTAACGTGTATGGAAGAAAAGTGGGAGGGCAATTTCGTAATCTAGTATGGTGATGATGTCAGCAGAGGATCATTTgacattattttgaaaaaagaggTCATTTGGCATTTTGGGTCTAAATATTGGATCATCCGTACAAATTCTCCAAAGTTTatgagtataaattgatattttctcattatttaattatacataaATTTTAGTCCCGGGTCTAATTGaaacttaaaatttcaattttgtaactcATAGGATTTattgattttgagaaaaaataaatatatccaATAAGACAAGaacacaaatttaaattttattatatcataacatttaatttttaaaatttttaaatatgtaaGAGACTTTataagatacaaaattgaaaactttagaaatatattagacataaaataaaaaatttaggattctattaaatactttttaaagtttaaggactaataTAAATCTAGCTTGACTATTATTGGCTAAGTTCTAGTATTATATAAACTTGTGCTCCCTTGACATAAAGTTTTAAATCAGCCATTGTATCTAGAATTATAAATGTCCGACATTTTAAGTAACCATATTTGCTTGTAGCAATATTTTTGTAGATATTGTGTTTGTTTCGTAAGATTTCTATTCTAAATGTCTAAAATTTACATAATGGTCTAAGAATATTCTTACTGATacttattaatttataatgaaTCTAACTTAAATTGTAATTTTGGTCTCTATGGTTTTAAGtcaaaatttattcattatgatTTCTAATGAGAATTTAGtctttattatttgaaaaaaaaatataaatagggactatttataagagttatcaAATGGATTATCtatgagattttatcaaatcatatagattaaattctaacttttgaaACCACgttaactaaattctaaatttcaaccgtagaaatcaaatttgtaaattaacAATCAatctaatataattttttttattaatttgagcTCAAATTAATACagtttatatcattttccctcacaaaataatatatattcatttaaattttttataaaataaatattaatataactTTAAATAcactttttggaaaaaaaaataactactATATAACCggtgttgaaaatatttattttaattataaaatacgaataaataataatatatgtaaatatatatggGTAAGGAGGTAAAAATGTGATGCACTCAAgagatctaaaaaatatatattttagaaaacACCTAAAACTCTATCCAACAAGGCGTTTTAAGATTTCACTTTTCGAATATCTTCGGCTTACATTAATGCAAAACAAATTATCCGAGAACGAAACCTAAGAATTAcataaaaactataaaataaaataatatattataattgtttatatattataaaatgatGTGAGTATGTACTCCAGAAAAAATACCATTATATCTAGAGGTGAGTATAGATAGGTCGGAGTCGGTTTCCGACCAAATCACTACTGAATCGACTATGGTCGATTTAATAAATGTTCAAACTAACCTCGACCATCGAGGAGTAAAATTCGATCAGTCGGTCTAGTcgattttattctttaaatgtttttaaaaattttttgaTTTGGAATTTTCCCAAACAGACACCGACCAACCCCCTCTCTTTCTTCGATCCACCGATTTCGATTCGGTCAGTCGGTTCAATTTTTCGGTCTATCATGCTTACTTCTATTTGTTCGATCGATTGGCTCAATTTTTCGATCAATCATCTCCATCCCTATTTGTATAATGCATCAAATTAATCTTCTTTTATTactctaaaaaaaacaaaagaaaaaaaaaacacaattttcttttaaatttccttCTCATGGCTAGTTCAGCAGTGGATATAGACCGTAAAAAAGCCAAGACGCCGGAGGAGCCTCAATCCACCATTGAAGGAACAACATCAATGGCTTCCTCCCTCGTGTTTCGTCGCTTTTGCTGTTTCCACCCtccatcttcttctccttcttcagtTTTCTCCAAGAAGAAGCCCCTCGTTTTCTTGGGTTCTCCTCAGGTTCTCCATTTTTCTTTACAGTTCTTGGTATTATTCTCATTCCTTTGCGTAATAGAAGAAGTGCCTTTTGCTTAGGTCTCAACCGCAGTTCTTGATGCTCTTCTTAATGCATCTTCCGCCGCAGATTCAGCCTTTGAGGTATGATTAACACAATTCTGCTCTTGGCTGTTTAGTTAGTTCAGTCTTGTGTATGTTTGATGTGAGTTTTGTTTTATCCGGATGCTTTAGGAATTTCTTCTGCTGAAATTTGGGCATTTTGGAATTCTCCCCAAATTTTTACTATGTTTGTGTTAAGTATAATTGTTAATGTGattttagagaagaaaaatggGGGGAGGAGGAAGTTGTTTAGGAAATTATTGTAACTGGTTTCATTTAGAAATATGTCAAAATCACAAataaccttttttttccttctaatatTTGAACCATTTCTAACTATAAAACCTCTCATTATtatgttggaatgccttgaatttgatATTTGGCGCTTTGAACGACCAAGTATGACCTCAAAACCTAAGTTGTATTCGTATTTAtgttattttgactatttacaaTCTTGAACCTAGGGGCTAAAGGAGTGCACCATATGAACTCTCTAACCTACTGGTGCCTCAGGCccttcaatttgaaattttctctctaataaaacTGCTTTCTCCCTCTACTCATGGATGTAGTTAatacactgttagtgaaccacgtaaatctgtgtgttgattttctattattttatgttttctgtTCATCTATTGTTGATTTCTTTACACATTATTTGAAACATGGGACAAACCCAATTAAGAACTATAACCCAATACCTGGATTGGTGGGTGACCTTTGCAGTCTGTTTTTAGAATCAATGCGGGTGGATTTCCATTAAGATCCCAATTGGTTATGTGAAGGTTATCTGCTGTACAATCGACATCTGTCAAATTACCTTCTGTTCTGACATTAATCACTGTTCTATCTACCGTTGAAAGTTTATGACTGAACATGAAGGCATGGAGGAGGCAGAATTTAAGAGTGTTACTGTTCTTCTTTGAAGGAAAATACTGTTCTTCTTTGAAGGAAAATTTTAGCATTTTCAGTGTAAAAGTCACTCATAGGAAGGATGACCTTCCACTGTGTTTCTATATAAGGCGCCCCTCCTCTTCTACTCACCTAGAAGGTGAATTTTGTGATCTAATTCCAAAATTTCAATCTTATCATTACCTTATTAACACTTCTTAAAAAATAATCGTACCTTAATAACAACGGTTTCTTGTTACAATGAATAGATTGTGGTATGATCTCATATTACAGCGATATGTTTATGAGATGACTAATGTTAGACTATTTAGGTTGCAGCTATTGTCACTCAGCCACCTTCTAGAAGGGATAGGGGGAGAAAGATGATGCCTTCTCCAGTTGCACAGTATGCCTTAGATAAAGGCTTCTCTTCTGACCTTATTCTTACACCTGAAAAAGCTGGAGAGgtatgttactttttttttttaaggactAGATAAAGGCTTAAGAACTTGATTCTGCTTGCCATGGTGATAGAAACAACTGACTTTAAAAAATGTGGAAAGTTCTTAGCATGGTGTGAGAGTGTATGAGGTGTACTTATACAACATTGGGCATCGAGTTTATTTCTTTCTATGAAGAATAAtcttatatgtttattttgtaaGTGCATGATAAATGTGTTATATTTATGACGTCTAAAAGTTGTGGTGGAGTAATTAATTTGGCGCTGGTTGTTGCTAGGTTTTATTCTTTCATTTGTGGTACAGAGATTTACTTGCAACTTTTTTTATTGAACTTGTCTTAATGTTCTATTTGTGCATGCACACAGTAATGCTCACAAGTGCAGCCTAttccttatttttcattagacaTTTTTGATATATTCTTACTTTTTTGTATGATCACGGTTGTAAGTTTTCAATCTTAGTCAAAATAATACGATATGTGAGACTTTGAAACTTCTGTAATACTCTCTTTGATGGAAAATTCTTGAAGTCATGTAGAAATtagaatgttttttttcttcttctttttctgcaGGACATGTTTTTGAGCACCTTGAAGGCTTTGCAACCTGAACTATGCATTACGGCAGCATATGGGAATATCTTACCGACCAAATTTCTCAATATTCCAGCATTGGGTAAGCCATTTATTTCTTATTGatatccaaaataaaaaacactaATTGGAAACATAGCTAGAACTAGAAGGGAGCAGAAGAATCTTTCATGAGGTGGAAAGAAAACCTGGTCAAGTTTGGGAGTtgaatttgtttttgttcttcCTCTTGgagttgtttaattaatttattttgtaattatgatCCCTCAGGGACGGTCAATATTCACCCTAGTCTATTGCCATTATATCGTGGTGCTGCCCCTGTCCAGAGGGCATTGCAGGTTGCTTATGCTTATAAGCTATTGATATTAAGTACATTGAGTTCAATTTTTCCAATACCTTCAAGTAGTtgtaagattttttttcctgCTTTTAGGATGGTGTTAAGGAGACTGGTGTATCACTGGCATTCACAGTTCGTGCATTGGATGCTGGACCCGTCATTGCTTCTGAAAAATTTGAAGTTGATGAGCATATCAAGGTGCGCTTATTATTAGTTTACAGGTTAAGCAACATGTCATGCATGTCTTGATTATTGATTCCTTTAAAGCATCAGTGGTTGGAATCTGAAAATCCATCTCACGATTCACTTATAATTTCTAATTAGAATACAATTGAGATGGAGTCAACATTTTGAACTGCAAATTGTTTTCCATTTATTTTCCTGATCCAGAGATTTTTATGAGTTCAGCTACTTGTTTCATGTCTTGTTCTGCACAGTTATGTGTCATCTGAGAACTtgcattttggttattttaccTTTAAATTCTTGAAGGTGGAGAGCTCACTTCATCATTTCTTCACTAACGTCCAATTCAATTTGCTAGCAGGCACCTGATTTACTTGCATTGCTATTTTTAGAAGGTGGGGCATTCAGTGTCTGTCATGAACTTCCCTTGATCTTGATGCTGTCTCTAAGTCTGtcttttctcttattctttAGCGTATTGGACTTCTTAGTTTCATCTTTCATGTGAAGAGTGGTGTTGAAttcaaattcttcttcatttgataatataatttaaaccaCAATACCATAAACTCTTTAACTTTTGAAGTTGTTAAGTTAAATATACATGTGCGCTTTTGTTTCAATATAAAATGAGCTAGGTTTTATTGAAAATGAGGTACAAGAAAAGGACCATAGATAAGGGGAATAAACGAGCACTGAAAATTTACAAAAAGGAGCTATAAGTGATGGTGATTTTTTGGAACAAATGGTAAAAGGAAGCTTGAAACGTCTGACCCCACTAACTAAACCTATCTATTTTTAGTAATTACAGTTGATTCTGACTTCCAAAAGTTTATAAATTATGCGGATTTTTATAATACTTGAACATAAAATGATTATGCAACTTTACCTTAGGCTTCAATGATCATAGCGTGgcttgttttaaattttaaccaTTGAAAGTGAAATTGCACAATAATTTCAAGTGCATAATACTGTTAAAAGTACAACTGAAATACCATCAACTTCTAGCATGAAATAAATTAATCTGAGtcgagaaaatataataaaaagttaGTTCCATTTTCAAACCTTTAATATTACATAGATAGTTTAAATTGTACGTCCTTGACAAAGTTTAAGTAGCACTACAGAGAACAAAAGTGTAAAACTAGAAACAGTGAGACAGAGGAAGCTTCTAATCTGCTTACTTTCCACTCTCATATGCAGGCTCTAAACTCTTGATTCGGGAACTTCCTTCTATACTTGATGGATCTGCTGAAAAGAAGGCACAGCCTCAAGACGAATCTAGAGCTACCAAAGCTCCAAAGGTACCCTTGGTTGAGGTCTCCTATGATAAATTTATATCCAAATAACAAGAGAGTGAACTTTGGTTGATATGCTTAGACAggtaaaaagaaaagacaatAACAACTCATCTGGTCATTCAATATTTTAGTAATAAAAATTCCATACTCATTTTCttataattagtttaaattattTCGTTGTACAATAAAGTGAATTGAAAACTTGAAATCCATGAGCTATCAGTATCGATttcttagttttattttaaaaatcattgtATGAACAATCTCATATACCAAGAAAACCGTCTGATAATGAGTTGGAGATAGCCTTCAAACTCGTGGATTTAAGTTTTCAGGTTGAGAACTTCAGAATTTAAGATCTGTCTCTCCTAAGGTTGGTCTCAAGGCAACTAAAGCCTTTTGAGGATTAGTGGGCATACGCAACCTACATTTTGTaggctgtttttttttttttttttttttttttttttttttttaattttgttgtattctttcaatttttctccatgaGAGGCtggttttttaataattataatgataattaaaaaaagaaaaattatttcaaatagcaaaactgctgaaaatatttataaaatatagcaaaatttcagaATCTAGACCTAGACTTCTATGGGTGTCTAGATtctgaaattttgctatattttataaatattttggttcatttttctgtATTTGATAACAGCCCTTAAAAAAAGACAATAATGATAGGAGTGTTGCCAACACCTTGGCTATTCagaaaaagtatatatatcttCAGTTAAACTATTTCAGTTCTCTGGAATCTGGCTCCTGTAATGCAGATAGCTCCAGATGAGGCATGGCTGTCATTTGATCAAGAGGCATATGTCCTACACAACAAGGTAATTCTGCCTTTTTGTTCAACACTATTGCAGTTAAAACATGCATCCCCTCTAGGTTCGTGCATTTGCAGGATGGCCTGGAACACGAGCTAaggttgttgttgttgatgaGAAAAACGGTCATGACGATATCCTAGAATTTAAGATCATTACTACAAGGTTCCACATCAATTGTAGTAGTCAGGCGACTCAAGCAGACGAGATCCGCTTTGTCAAGGATGCTTTGGTGTTTCCATGTGGAGGGCACACGGCACTAGAGGTTGGTTCCATATTGTTGCCTATTTATATTATGCTGATATAGATGTTGCATATAATAATGTATGTCATTAACCACCATTAGTTGACCTAGTAGTCTAAGAGTCATGCAAATAATAAAGGGTTTAGAGAGAATAGGTTCAAGGCTTCAAGTCATGGTAGCCAttttacataaaatttaatatccTACTAGTTTATTTGGTAATAGAATTTAGTAGGGTTAGATGTTTGTTTTGTGATTATAGTTGAGGTGTGTGTAAGCTGGTTGtccacatataaaaaaaatgttttctatTTGGTTATGAAACACAAACACACATCAGACACGCTTTGGACAGTGACATGCTAAAAAACATGTctgaaaaacaaatatatttattttctaattttggaCTTGGCTAGACACTTGGACATGGTTGGACACGACTTGACACCGCTTGGATGTGACTTGGACATGGCTCTGGACAATATTTAAccaaaaaattaagaaaaagatCGTGATTCTCTTATGGATTGAACCTTATATATTGTTCATATCTGTGCTTCTTAGCTTATTAGGTctgaattttattttagatcATTTGCGTTTTTCATATGTCACCTAGGATAGAACTTTTCATCAAGATGTTACAAAGTTACAATGTTTCATATGAAATTCACAAATACTCACATCAAGCCTTACAAACCGCACAAAATACAAGGTTCACAACCTACCCACAGTCCCTTAATTACCAAAGAGCTTACCAATTTGAAGAAATTACTGTAAATGAATGaagtagattttttttaaatataaagaaatCCTCCAAGAATAATCAAAACTTAAACACATTATCAAGAACACATCCACCCCACTCCTTAGTAGCAACCTCAAAATCtcattatttgtttaatttccaACCAAAAAATTGCATAAGGTTGCCTTTATGGCATTTCTCCACAATTTCTTTGCTCTTTCTTCAAAAAGAGTTCCACTTAGCAAATGTCTTACATTTTCTTTCAACcaaagatcacttccctttttaattttgttaacaaTGTTATATCTTTTCACTTGTTCTTTAAAACATACACCATCACATCTATACCTAGAATAAAAGTTGAATTGCTATTATTTTGCACAATCATGGTTAGGTTACAAACATTTTTATTATGGTGCTTTGGTTCTTTCACCAGGTATTGGAAGTTCAATTACCTGGAAAGAAGGTTGTAAGTGCAAGCGCCTTTTGGAATGGCATGCGAGGGAAAAAGTTGAAGAAATTTGATGCAAGTAAACATTTTTCGCACTTGTCGTCATGATATTTAGATGTAAAATCTGGGTGAAGAAACTTTTTCGTCTTTGGTACGTGTCATGATATTTAGATGTAATCTAGGTGATGCAAATTTCTGCATCTTTTATACAACTAATTTGTTTTCTCATTTGTTAACATGGATCCCTTGAATGTTGATTGATTTGAAAGTGATTTTTGTTGTCACGCACCTCGACTTTTTTGAGTTATTTCTCTCTCTTGTATAATGCAAAATACCAAACTGTGAGGCTCCAATCATAAATACGTATAAATGTAGGGCTAAGAAAACAcaaaaaggggggggggggggcgcgACCAGAGAATAAAGAATCTAATGATTGTTAAATTGTGGGGTCCATTCGGTTAGAAGGGAGGTGGGATGGTAAGCATAAATAGGGGCAAGCGTAGAGGGTGAGGGTCAAGCTTTTTGAGTGAAGGTAAGCAAACGTGTCTTGTGAGGGGATCCAGTCTCTACTAAGCTACTGGAATTTTGTAGTTCTTTACTTGGTTTTCATATGGTTTTCCTTCGATTACAGTTGTAATTTTCCCTTgagtttataaataaaattggcTAGAGCATTGCTCTATTCTTGGGACTTGTTAGGTTTATTTGGTTGTAGGAATAGGaacctaacaaattggtatcagagttgcATCCAACCTGGGAAAAACAAAGGCAGAGAAGAAGCGAGAAATGGAGGAGAAGATTGACAGCAACACCAGGGGAATCATGGAGTTACGAGAAGGGATGGATGAATTAAGGAAAAATGTAGAATGGCTGATGACCATGCTGCAATATCTTGTGGAAGTTCGAGACAAGGAGAACTCAAAAGTCACGGTAGGAACGCAGAAATCAAAGAATGACAAACTGGGGAAGGAAGGAGAGAGTTCGCGCAACAAACCACACGGAGGGACCGTCGATCAAAGCAAGTACAAGCGACTCGAGATGCCAACCTTCAATAGAGACCACCTTGATTCTTGGGTGTATCGGGCGGAGCATTACTTTGAGATTCACGAACTGACAGATGAAGAGAAGATTAAGGCGTCGGTCATTGCATTTTCACTAGATGCGGTGGATTGGTTTCGATAGGCTCATAATCGACAACCCATCCAGACGTGGGAAGATTTGAAGCAACGAATGTACGATCGTTTCCGGCTGACCCAAGAAGGTACCCTTCTCTCTCGATTACTTCGTATTAAGCAGGATGGATCCTTCGAGGACTATAGGAAAAGGTTTGAGACCTATGCGGCCCCGATTCCGATCACTTTGGAGGAGGTGCTAGAGGAGACGTTTCTAAACAGCTTGTCACAGGAAACAAGGGTAGAGGTCGTGAGTAGACAACCAGTGGGCCTGGAAGCATGTATGAGAGAAGCCAGAGCAGTGAATGTTAGAAATCTGGCCCTTCAGATGGCAAAGGAAGTAATAGGCCCATCCTCAATGGCGGCCCACAAGAGCACAACGAAATAGCTCACTGCCCTCGGGTCCCAACCTGCAACAAAAACAACTAATGAAATCGGCATAAAGAATGTACTTATACCAGACAAAGAGGGAGTGCAGAAGAAGGATAGGCCTTATCAGTGCCTAACTGTTctagaagagaaagagaggatgGAAAAGGGGTTATGCTTCTGCTGTGACGAGAAGTATTCATTGCGACATCGTTGCCAATCCAAGGAGCAACATGAGCTCAATCTATTGATCCTACAAGAAGAGGAAGTGTTAGAAGAGGAGCTATCGGAAGAGGAACCAATTGAACCAAAGATCAACGCATTGGCCGTAACAGAAGGGGTGGAAATCTCATTACGATCCATTCTCGGATTATCTGACAAAGGAACGATGAAGATGAAATGGCTGATAGTGGGAAAGGAAGTGGTAGTGATGATTGATTGTGGAGCTACCCACAACTTCATTCACAAGAAACTAGTGAAAGAATTAAGTTTGGCAGTTATCGACACCCCTAACTATGGGGTAGTAGTGGGAAACGAGGATGCTATCAAGCGGAAAGGCATTTGTAGAGTAGTGATCATGGTGCTGTCGGAGCTGACTGTGACAGAAGATTTTTTACCCTTGGAGTTGGGTAGGATCGACGTAATCTTGGGCATGACGTGGTTATGCAACATGGGCCACATGGAAGTACACTGGCCAAGCCTCACCATGACCTTTACATTAGCGCAGAAAAAGGTACTACTGAAGGGAGACCCCAGGCTCACCACATCAGAGGTATCCCTTAAGGCAATCACTCACgaatgggaagaagaagatatgGGGTTCCTTGTCGAATTTCAACATTTGGAATCAGAGTCCAATGAAGAATTGATAAAAAGGAAAAGGCCAAAGGAAGAAAAGGACATTCCCTTGAGCATTCGGTCCATACTTGAGGAGTTCTAGGAGCTTTTTGAGACCCTTACTGTCCTTCCCCCAAAAAGGGCAGTGGATCATAGAATATTGACTAAAGAAGGGGAACCTCCAGTTAACGTGCGACCCTACAAATATAGTCATGCTCAGAAAGACGAGATTGAGAAATTAGTAAGGGAATGCTCACGACCGAGATCATTAGGCCCAGTCATATCCCCTACTCCAGCCCAGTGTTGGTTAAAAAACAAGATGGAGGATGGAGGTTTTTTTTGTAGATTATAGAAAGTTGAATCAAT
This window contains:
- the LOC120090588 gene encoding methionyl-tRNA formyltransferase: MASSAVDIDRKKAKTPEEPQSTIEGTTSMASSLVFRRFCCFHPPSSSPSSVFSKKKPLVFLGSPQVSTAVLDALLNASSAADSAFEVAAIVTQPPSRRDRGRKMMPSPVAQYALDKGFSSDLILTPEKAGEDMFLSTLKALQPELCITAAYGNILPTKFLNIPALGTVNIHPSLLPLYRGAAPVQRALQDGVKETGVSLAFTVRALDAGPVIASEKFEVDEHIKAPDLLALLFLEGSKLLIRELPSILDGSAEKKAQPQDESRATKAPKIAPDEAWLSFDQEAYVLHNKVRAFAGWPGTRAKVVVVDEKNGHDDILEFKIITTRFHINCSSQATQADEIRFVKDALVFPCGGHTALEVLEVQLPGKKVVSASAFWNGMRGKKLKKFDASKHFSHLSS